A region of Massilia sp. WG5 DNA encodes the following proteins:
- a CDS encoding tetratricopeptide repeat protein codes for MKTQIAAILLGLGLHGAANAGFAEGARAYRDHDYALTLKEITPLASAGNAEAEHLLGLMYYMGRGVQRDVKLAFEWHHKAALQGLPAAEYVIAAMYYTGNAVPRDEKLAVSWFRKAAGHGQPDAQYALGLMYRYHVAGVPEDAVIAYMLWNLAAASGQRNAAEQRDDLALRMSGRQIQEAQELSRNWRPGMPLP; via the coding sequence ATGAAAACGCAGATTGCAGCAATATTGCTTGGGCTTGGCCTGCATGGGGCCGCGAACGCGGGTTTCGCCGAAGGTGCGCGGGCCTATCGCGACCACGATTACGCCTTGACCCTGAAGGAAATCACGCCGCTTGCCTCAGCCGGCAACGCGGAGGCGGAGCATTTGCTGGGCCTGATGTACTACATGGGCCGCGGCGTGCAGCGCGATGTCAAGCTGGCCTTCGAATGGCACCACAAGGCGGCGCTCCAGGGCTTGCCTGCCGCCGAGTACGTGATCGCTGCGATGTACTACACAGGCAATGCCGTGCCCCGGGACGAGAAGCTGGCGGTGTCGTGGTTCCGCAAGGCCGCCGGGCATGGCCAGCCGGATGCCCAGTACGCTCTTGGCCTCATGTATCGCTACCATGTCGCCGGGGTGCCGGAAGATGCGGTCATCGCTTACATGCTGTGGAATCTTGCCGCCGCCAGCGGCCAGCGCAACGCCGCCGAGCAGCGCGACGACCTGGCGCTGCGGATGAGCGGGCGGCAAATCCAGGAGGCACAAGAACTGTCCCGCAATTGGCGACCGGGCATGCCCTTGCCATGA
- a CDS encoding NIPSNAP family protein, whose translation MKMKPGRRVLALSAMLAAQAPNAAAAPPASACCPVLELRQYVTYPGTRDTLIHLFEERFIESQEAVGIKVVGQFRDVNDPDHFTWVRGFTGMEARRKALGDFYYGALWGANRDAANATLYDNDNVLLLRPAAPGAGFGYDPGRRPALDARAPDSFIVAQIYYFKDQVTPDFTRFFDRDLMPMFERHGARVLARLVSEKSVNTFERLPVREDVNVFVWFAGFPDRAAYDSYLGSLGQDARWRGEWFARLRKSLARPPELLMLAPTSRSLLR comes from the coding sequence ATGAAAATGAAACCTGGTCGCCGAGTCCTGGCACTATCCGCCATGCTGGCGGCACAAGCGCCGAATGCCGCGGCAGCGCCGCCGGCGTCCGCATGCTGCCCGGTGCTCGAGCTGCGCCAATACGTCACCTATCCCGGCACCCGCGACACGCTGATCCACCTGTTCGAAGAGCGCTTCATCGAGTCGCAGGAGGCGGTCGGCATCAAGGTGGTCGGCCAGTTCCGCGACGTGAACGATCCGGACCACTTCACGTGGGTGCGCGGTTTCACGGGAATGGAGGCGCGCAGGAAGGCCCTCGGCGACTTCTATTACGGCGCCTTGTGGGGCGCCAACCGCGATGCCGCGAATGCCACGCTGTATGACAACGACAATGTCCTGCTGTTGCGGCCGGCCGCGCCAGGCGCGGGTTTCGGCTACGACCCGGGCCGGCGGCCAGCCCTCGACGCCAGGGCGCCCGACAGTTTCATCGTCGCCCAGATCTACTATTTCAAGGACCAGGTCACGCCTGACTTCACGCGCTTCTTCGACCGCGATCTCATGCCGATGTTCGAGCGCCATGGCGCCCGGGTGCTGGCGCGACTGGTGTCGGAAAAGAGCGTCAACACCTTCGAGCGTCTGCCGGTGCGGGAAGATGTCAACGTATTCGTCTGGTTCGCCGGCTTTCCCGACCGCGCCGCCTACGACAGCTATCTCGGCAGCCTGGGCCAGGATGCGCGCTGGCGCGGCGAATGGTTCGCTCGGTTGCGCAAGTCCCTCGCGCGGCCGCCCGAGCTGCTGATGCTGGCGCCGACGAGCAGGTCCTTGCTGCGCTGA